From the Lampris incognitus isolate fLamInc1 chromosome 10, fLamInc1.hap2, whole genome shotgun sequence genome, one window contains:
- the atp6v0ca gene encoding ATPase H+ transporting V0 subunit ca has protein sequence MSSAESPEYSPFFAVMGASAAMVFSALGAAYGTAKSGTGIAAMSVMRPELIMKSIIPVVMAGIIAIYGLVVAVLIANNISEGLPLYKSFLHLGAGLSVGLSGLAAGFAIGIVGDAGVRGTAQQPRLFVGMILILIFAEVLGLYGLIVALILSTK, from the exons ATGTCCTCCGCCGAGAGCCCCGAGTATTCCCCGTTCTTCGCTGTGATGGGAGCCTCCGCGGCCATGGTCTTCAGCG CATTAGGTGCAGCGTATGGAACAGCGAAGAGTGGCACAGGCATCGCTGCCATGTCTGTGATGCGGCCAGAGCTTATCATGAAGTCCATCATCCCCGTGGTCATGGCCGGTATCATCGCCATTTACGGACTGGTGGTGGCTGTGCTGATAGCCAACAACATTTCTGAAGGTCTCCCCTTATACAA GAGTTTTCTGCACCTCGGCGCTGGTCTGAGTGTGGGCCTGAGTGGTCTTGCAGCCGGTTTTGCCATTGGCATCGTCGGCGACGCTGGTGTGAGAGGAACAGCTCAGCAGCCCAGGCTTTTTGTGGGCATGATCCTTATCCTgatttttgctgaagttttgggGCTTTATGGTCTCATTGTGGCTCTTATCCTGTCCACAAAATAA
- the ypel3 gene encoding protein yippee-like 3: MVKLTKAKTFQAYLDSCHRRYSCVHCRAHLANHDDLISKSFQGSQGRAYLFNSVVNIGCGPAEERLLLTGLHAVADIYCENCHTTLGWKYEQAFELSQKYKEGKFIIELSHMIKDNGWD, translated from the exons ATGGTGAAGCTAACCAAGGCCAAGACATTCCAGGCCTACCTGGACTCCTGCCATCGCCGCTACAGCTGCGTGCACTGCAGAGCCCACCTGGCCAACCACGATGACCTCATCTCCAAG TCTTTCCAGGGCAGTCAGGGCCGGGCCTATCTCTTCAACTCTGT AGTTAATATAGGCTGTGGTCCTGCTGAGGAGAGGCTGCTGCTCACAGGgctccatgctgtggctgacaTCTACTGCGAGAATTGTCACACCACCCTGGGCTGGAAATAT GAGCAAGCCTTTGAGCTGAGCCAGAAGTACAAGGAGGGGAAGTTCATCATTGAGCTGTCCCACATGATAAAGGACAATGGATGGGACTGA